Sequence from the Pseudomonadota bacterium genome:
GGAGACGCCCCCTCGCACCGATGCCGCATGAGGGAAAGGTATATTTCGCCATGACGACGCCAACGCGCATCACAACGCCGCCCACGCGGGCTCCCCGCGCCGCCGCGCCGTCGGCGGCGGGAACCGTCGACGTGGCGCCGGCAGCGCTCCCCTCGCCGCGAGACGCGGTCTCGCTCGGGGAGGCCCCGCCTGCCGCTCCGCCCCCCGCGCATCGCGAGCCCTCCGCTGGCACCGATGGCATCGGCGACCCGTACTACCCGCAGATGGGCAACGGCGGGTACGACGCACAGCACTACGACATCGACCTGAAGGTCAACGTCAAGGCCAATCGCGTCGTCGGGTCGTCGACCATGGACGCGGTGGCCACCCAGGATCTGTCTTCGTTCAATCTCGACTTCCGCGGCTTCGACATCGACAAGATCACCGTGAACGGCGCCGAGGCCACGTTCTCGCGCAAGGACGGCGAGCTGTCGGTGCAGCCGCAGACACCCATCGGCAACGGCGAGGCCTTCTCGGTGGCGGTGAGCTATCACGGCAAGCCGGAGCCCTGGTCTTCGGTGGCGGCTCCCGCCGACGTGGGCTGGAAGCGATGCGGTGACGGCATCTGCGTCGACTGCGAGCCGGACGGCGCCTCGTCGTGGTTCCCGGTCAACGATCATCCGCGCGACAAGGCGACCTTCAAGATCTCGATGGACGTGCCCACCGGCTACCAGGTGGCGTCGAACGGGACGTTGCTGCAGACCGAGAGCAGCAGCGATCGCACGCGCTACACCTGGCAGTCGCGCGACGCCATGGCCCCGTACCTGGCCATGGTGCAGATCGGCGACTATGTGCGCAAGGACGAGACCTCGCCCGGTGGCGTGCCGATCCGCAACTACTTCCCGCCGGACAA
This genomic interval carries:
- a CDS encoding M1 family peptidase; its protein translation is MAHRGFSWQDAHTGAERPTAGGRRPLAPMPHEGKVYFAMTTPTRITTPPTRAPRAAAPSAAGTVDVAPAALPSPRDAVSLGEAPPAAPPPAHREPSAGTDGIGDPYYPQMGNGGYDAQHYDIDLKVNVKANRVVGSSTMDAVATQDLSSFNLDFRGFDIDKITVNGAEATFSRKDGELSVQPQTPIGNGEAFSVAVSYHGKPEPWSSVAAPADVGWKRCGDGICVDCEPDGASSWFPVNDHPRDKATFKISMDVPTGYQVASNGTLLQTESSSDRTRYTWQSRDAMAPYLAMVQIGDYVRKDETSPGGVPIRNYFPPDKADAAAYDFGRQGEMIDYFSTLFGQYPFEAYGGVVVPRSSVGGALECQSMSLFDPFVVTGDRTYENVVAHELAHQWFGDAVSVKNWKDIWLNEGFASYGEWLWQEKNQGAASVDETARDVYNWLSRKDSGAAVTAEAEPEAVRKLRAAHGTPLEKSTSRAIVIGAPPPNDIFDEQVYMKGALVLYALRKDVGDDAFFNGLRAYVSQYSGGNAEIADFRDVMERVSGKPLGDFFNAWLYETKLPPFPGDAARAAA